Proteins encoded in a region of the Nocardia asteroides genome:
- a CDS encoding nucleoside deaminase has protein sequence MLDVAYEEALRGLAEGGIPVGAALFDAGGTLLGRGRNRRVQSGDPSLHAETDAFRAAGRRRDYRATVMVTTLSPCWYCSGLIRQFGIGSVVVGESRTFSGGHEWLAGHGVAVTVLEDRRCIDLMTRFIAEHPALWYEDIGVADDLEA, from the coding sequence CTGCTCGACGTCGCCTACGAGGAGGCACTGCGTGGACTCGCCGAAGGCGGGATCCCGGTGGGCGCCGCCCTGTTCGACGCGGGCGGAACGCTGCTCGGGCGCGGCCGCAACCGCCGGGTGCAGTCCGGCGATCCCAGCCTGCACGCCGAGACCGACGCCTTCCGCGCGGCGGGACGGCGGCGTGACTACCGCGCCACCGTCATGGTCACCACGCTCTCGCCGTGCTGGTATTGCAGCGGTCTGATCCGCCAGTTCGGCATCGGGTCGGTGGTGGTCGGGGAGTCGCGGACCTTCTCGGGCGGGCACGAGTGGCTGGCCGGGCACGGCGTCGCCGTCACCGTTCTGGAAGACCGGCGCTGCATCGATCTGATGACCCGATTCATCGCCGAGCATCCCGCGCTGTGGTACGAGGACATCGGCGTGGCCGACGATCTCGAGGCGTGA
- a CDS encoding proline--tRNA ligase, giving the protein MITRLSRLFLRTLRDDPADAEVASHKLLVRAGYVRRVAPGVYSWLPLGLRVLRKVEDVVREEMDAIGAQEISLPALLPREPYETTNRWTEYGDGLFRLRDRKGADYLLGPTHEELFALTVKGEYSSYKDLPVTLYQIQTKYRDEERPRAGILRGREFVMKDSYSFDLDEDGLKASYAAHRQAYQRIFDRLRVEYVIVAATSGAMGGSASEEFLADSPVGEDTYVRCPESGYAANVEAVVTPAPEPLPIEGQPEAVVHDTPDTPTIATLVDWANAAGIAERYGRPVTAADTLKNVMVKLRHPDGKTEIIGIGVPGDREVDDKRLGASVEPAEVELLTEADFAENPFLVKGYIGPKALQANGVRYLVDPRVGTGTSWITGADEPGKHVVGLVAGRDFTPDGTIEAAEVRDGDPSPDGRGTLVAARGIEIGHIFQLGNKYTDAFEVDVLGENGKPVRLTMGSYGIGVSRMVAVIAEQQHDDKGLRWPASVAPYDVHVVIANKDEAARAGAEEVVSGLHAQGLDVLFDDRTASPGVKFKDAELLGMPLVLVIGRGWAEGKVELRDRFTGETEEVPAASAVDAVVAAVRG; this is encoded by the coding sequence GTGATCACCCGCCTCTCCCGCCTGTTCCTGCGAACCCTCCGTGACGATCCCGCCGACGCGGAGGTGGCCAGCCACAAACTCTTGGTCCGTGCCGGCTACGTGCGCCGCGTCGCCCCGGGTGTCTACTCGTGGCTGCCGCTGGGGTTGCGCGTGCTGCGCAAGGTCGAGGACGTGGTACGCGAGGAGATGGACGCGATCGGCGCTCAGGAGATCTCACTACCGGCGCTGCTGCCGCGCGAACCCTACGAGACGACCAACCGGTGGACCGAGTACGGCGACGGCCTGTTCCGGCTGCGCGACCGCAAGGGCGCGGACTACCTGCTCGGCCCGACCCACGAGGAACTCTTCGCGCTCACCGTGAAGGGCGAGTACAGCTCCTACAAAGACCTTCCGGTCACGCTGTACCAGATCCAGACCAAATACCGCGACGAGGAGCGTCCGCGCGCGGGCATCCTGCGCGGGCGGGAGTTCGTGATGAAGGACTCCTACTCCTTCGACCTGGACGAGGACGGGCTGAAGGCCAGCTACGCCGCGCACCGGCAGGCCTACCAGCGCATCTTCGACCGGCTGCGGGTCGAGTACGTCATCGTGGCGGCCACCTCGGGCGCGATGGGCGGCAGCGCGTCGGAGGAATTCCTCGCCGACAGCCCCGTCGGCGAGGACACCTACGTGCGCTGCCCGGAATCGGGCTACGCGGCCAATGTGGAGGCGGTGGTCACGCCCGCTCCCGAGCCGTTGCCGATCGAAGGGCAGCCCGAGGCCGTCGTGCACGACACCCCTGACACCCCGACCATCGCGACGCTGGTCGACTGGGCCAACGCCGCCGGGATCGCCGAGCGCTACGGTCGGCCCGTCACCGCGGCCGACACCCTGAAGAACGTCATGGTCAAGTTGCGCCATCCCGACGGCAAGACCGAGATCATCGGCATCGGCGTCCCCGGTGACCGCGAGGTGGACGACAAGCGCCTCGGCGCCTCGGTCGAACCGGCCGAAGTGGAGCTGCTCACCGAAGCGGACTTCGCCGAGAATCCGTTCCTCGTCAAGGGTTACATCGGCCCGAAGGCATTGCAGGCCAACGGTGTTCGCTACTTGGTCGATCCTCGCGTCGGCACCGGCACCAGCTGGATCACCGGCGCCGACGAACCGGGCAAGCACGTCGTCGGCTTGGTCGCGGGCCGCGACTTCACCCCCGACGGCACCATCGAGGCGGCCGAGGTCCGCGACGGTGATCCCTCGCCCGACGGGCGCGGCACGCTGGTGGCGGCCCGAGGCATCGAGATCGGCCACATCTTCCAGCTCGGCAACAAGTACACCGACGCGTTCGAGGTGGACGTGCTCGGTGAGAACGGCAAGCCGGTCCGGCTGACCATGGGTTCCTACGGCATCGGCGTCTCGCGGATGGTCGCGGTGATCGCCGAGCAGCAGCACGACGACAAGGGGCTGCGCTGGCCCGCGTCGGTAGCGCCCTACGACGTGCACGTCGTCATCGCGAACAAGGACGAGGCGGCCCGCGCGGGCGCCGAAGAGGTGGTCTCGGGGCTGCACGCCCAGGGCCTGGACGTGCTCTTCGACGATCGCACCGCTTCGCCCGGCGTGAAGTTCAAGGACGCCGAGCTGCTGGGCATGCCGTTGGTGCTGGTGATCGGCCGCGGCTGGGCCGAGGGCAAGGTGGAACTGCGTGACCGCTTCACCGGCGAGACCGAGGAAGTCCCTGCCGCGTCGGCGGTGGACGCGGTGGTGGCCGCAGTCCGGGGCTGA
- a CDS encoding ferritin-like domain-containing protein: MTETERRALIDALNAEYGAVYAYGVIAAYASPERTRLIAEHTAAHRARRDTTADVLALGGATVPPPDAAYTVPFPVTDPISAARLAVTVESDVAVAWRSVVERGASMTIRRTGVDALTEAALRLATWQSILGANPPTVAFPGKA; encoded by the coding sequence ATGACGGAGACCGAGCGCCGAGCGCTGATCGACGCGCTGAACGCCGAGTACGGCGCGGTGTACGCCTACGGGGTGATCGCCGCCTACGCCTCGCCCGAGCGCACCAGGCTGATCGCCGAACACACCGCGGCGCATCGAGCCCGGCGCGACACCACCGCCGACGTCCTCGCCCTGGGCGGCGCGACGGTGCCGCCGCCCGACGCCGCCTACACGGTGCCGTTTCCGGTCACCGATCCGATCTCGGCCGCGCGGCTGGCCGTCACGGTCGAGTCCGATGTCGCCGTCGCCTGGCGGTCGGTGGTCGAACGCGGTGCGTCCATGACCATCCGGCGCACCGGTGTCGACGCGCTCACCGAGGCCGCCCTCCGGCTGGCCACGTGGCAGTCGATCCTCGGCGCCAACCCGCCCACCGTCGCGTTCCCCGGCAAAGCCTGA
- a CDS encoding LysE family translocator, protein MATHLLWGFVVAALLAYVIPGPDWFVVLRHATRSPTAGISAAVGVQTGLIVHMTAAALGVSAILSTSAEVFTIVKLAGAAYLVFLGFQALRDAYHGWRCHDLGDSSSTTSSPSADSAPTRIWAQAFTANVLNAKAALFFVAVLPQFVSPASAAAPQILLLGAVDIAIGCLWWLLFVLTAARFRRVLRRRGPRMALDTTAGIALTGLGGALAATGRAQA, encoded by the coding sequence GTGGCTACTCACTTGCTGTGGGGCTTCGTGGTCGCAGCGCTACTGGCTTATGTGATTCCAGGCCCGGACTGGTTTGTGGTGCTGCGTCATGCCACCCGGTCACCCACCGCGGGCATCAGCGCGGCGGTCGGTGTGCAGACCGGGTTGATCGTGCACATGACCGCTGCCGCGCTCGGTGTGTCAGCGATCTTGTCGACCAGCGCCGAGGTGTTCACCATCGTCAAACTCGCCGGCGCCGCATACCTGGTCTTCCTGGGTTTTCAGGCGTTGCGCGACGCCTATCACGGGTGGCGCTGCCACGACCTCGGCGACAGTTCTTCGACGACCTCATCGCCGTCGGCGGATTCCGCGCCGACGCGGATATGGGCGCAGGCATTCACCGCCAACGTGTTGAATGCGAAAGCCGCGCTGTTCTTCGTCGCGGTCTTGCCGCAGTTCGTGTCCCCCGCGTCCGCGGCGGCACCCCAGATCCTGCTGCTGGGCGCTGTCGACATCGCGATCGGGTGCCTCTGGTGGCTGCTGTTCGTCCTGACCGCCGCTCGTTTCCGTCGAGTGTTGCGTCGCCGCGGGCCACGTATGGCGCTCGATACCACTGCCGGGATCGCGCTGACCGGCCTGGGCGGGGCGCTCGCGGCCACCGGTCGCGCCCAGGCATGA
- the cobA gene encoding uroporphyrinogen-III C-methyltransferase has translation MPNTSDATQDQPTGDPNYLVGLDLHGRRVVVVGGGTVAQRRLGLLIASGADVHVVSRAVTPAVEGMATSGQITVTLREYADGDLDGAWYAIACTDEPETNAAVVAEATRRRIFCVRADNARLGTAVTPATARYDGLTLGVLASGEHRRSAAVRNALLEALQSGVVSDDSTPIAPGVALVGGGPGDPDLITVRGRRLLARADLVVADRLAPPELLAELGPEVEVVDAAKIPYGRAMAQEAINNALVEGAKAGKFVVRLKGGDPYVFGRGYEEVEACVAAGVPVTVVPGVTSPISVPAAAGIPVTHRGVTHEFVVVSGHVGPDHPDSLVDWPALGRLRGTLVLMMAVERIEQFATALLDGGRPAGTPATVIQEGTLRTQRVLRADLGTVAARVREEGIRPPAIVVIGPTAGFSADTIAPQVDSAAG, from the coding sequence GTGCCGAACACGTCAGACGCAACGCAAGACCAGCCAACCGGCGACCCGAACTACCTGGTCGGGCTCGATCTGCACGGACGGCGCGTCGTCGTGGTCGGTGGCGGCACAGTGGCGCAGCGCCGACTGGGGTTGCTGATCGCCTCCGGCGCGGACGTCCACGTGGTGAGCCGTGCGGTCACGCCCGCTGTCGAGGGGATGGCGACCTCCGGGCAGATCACCGTCACCCTGCGCGAGTACGCCGACGGCGATCTCGACGGCGCCTGGTACGCGATCGCCTGCACCGACGAGCCCGAGACCAACGCGGCCGTGGTGGCCGAGGCTACCCGGCGGCGGATCTTCTGCGTGCGCGCCGACAACGCGCGGCTGGGCACCGCGGTCACCCCGGCCACCGCGCGCTACGACGGACTGACCCTCGGTGTGCTGGCCAGCGGGGAGCACCGGCGCTCGGCGGCCGTGCGCAACGCCTTGCTGGAGGCCCTGCAATCGGGTGTGGTGAGCGATGACTCGACACCGATCGCGCCCGGCGTCGCCCTGGTGGGCGGCGGCCCCGGCGATCCCGATCTGATCACCGTGCGCGGGCGGCGGCTGCTGGCCAGGGCGGACCTGGTGGTCGCCGACCGGCTCGCGCCGCCGGAACTGCTCGCTGAACTCGGGCCCGAGGTCGAGGTGGTCGACGCCGCGAAGATCCCGTACGGACGGGCGATGGCGCAGGAGGCGATCAACAACGCGCTGGTCGAAGGCGCGAAGGCGGGCAAATTCGTGGTGCGGCTCAAGGGCGGCGACCCGTATGTGTTCGGGCGCGGCTACGAGGAAGTGGAGGCCTGCGTCGCCGCCGGGGTGCCGGTCACGGTGGTGCCGGGCGTCACCAGTCCCATTTCGGTACCCGCCGCGGCGGGCATCCCGGTGACGCACCGGGGCGTCACCCACGAGTTCGTCGTGGTGAGCGGGCACGTCGGGCCCGACCATCCGGATTCGCTGGTGGACTGGCCCGCGCTCGGTCGTCTGCGCGGCACCCTGGTGCTGATGATGGCGGTCGAACGGATCGAACAGTTCGCCACGGCACTACTGGACGGCGGACGCCCCGCGGGCACACCCGCCACGGTCATCCAGGAAGGAACGCTGCGCACCCAGCGCGTGCTGCGCGCCGATCTCGGCACGGTGGCCGCCCGGGTACGTGAGGAAGGCATCCGTCCGCCCGCGATCGTGGTCATCGGCCCGACCGCCGGATTCTCCGCCGACACCATCGCCCCGCAAGTCGATTCCGCGGCGGGATAA
- a CDS encoding PPOX class F420-dependent oxidoreductase — protein sequence MTSTAVLSDDLKKYLDEERVFATAATNGPNGQPHLTVIWLKRDGDDLLFSTTTDRQQGKNLARDPRITVLINPPDNPYVYAEIRGTATITPDPDKTLPDELSVKYTGRKYADFNPASSADGPRVIVRVTPRRVAGRF from the coding sequence GTGACCAGTACCGCAGTGCTTTCCGATGACCTGAAGAAGTACCTGGACGAAGAGCGAGTGTTCGCCACCGCGGCCACGAACGGCCCGAACGGCCAGCCGCACCTGACCGTGATCTGGCTGAAGCGCGACGGCGACGATCTGCTCTTCTCCACCACCACCGATCGACAGCAGGGCAAGAACCTCGCCCGCGACCCACGGATCACCGTGCTGATCAACCCGCCGGACAACCCGTACGTCTACGCGGAGATCCGGGGCACCGCGACGATCACCCCCGACCCGGACAAGACGCTGCCCGACGAACTGTCGGTGAAGTACACCGGACGCAAGTACGCCGACTTCAATCCGGCCTCCTCCGCCGACGGACCGCGCGTCATCGTGCGCGTGACGCCGAGGCGAGTGGCGGGCAGGTTCTGA
- a CDS encoding MFS transporter — MQYPVTQRAFGLAILVLSGLQLMVVLDGTVVIFALPRLQEEMGLSSAGSAWTVTSYGLTFAGLMLLGGRLGDAFGRKRMLVVGVALFTLASLLCGLAQNQAMLLAARALQGAGAAIAAPTAFALVATTFAPGKARNQAIAIVGSMVGIGSVGGLVVGGALTQLSWRWIFLINVPIGALIILGAAYKLADTEHHRSALDIPGAFLGTIACASIVFGATEGPEIGWGHPAIIGSLIAGVVLLIVFVALERRVDDPLLPWSLFDSRDRIATFLLIFLAGGVLGAMTFFVAQFMQNVIGYGPLKAGVAAIPFTVGIGVGGAVASKAALYIAPRWLLAGAAVVLGVGLLFGSTLDGEVLYFATLLPLLVVIGFGVGVAMVLSPLCVLVGVPPANIGPLAAVGQMFMNLATPVAIGLLTPIAASRTLSLGGRTEKVTGMTPAEISALGDGYTLVLFVCALIAFATGLVALTLRFTPQQLAMAQHAQEEAQQV; from the coding sequence ATGCAGTATCCAGTGACGCAGCGGGCCTTCGGGCTCGCCATCCTAGTGCTGAGCGGATTGCAGCTCATGGTCGTGCTGGACGGCACGGTGGTGATCTTCGCGTTGCCGCGGCTGCAAGAGGAGATGGGGCTGTCCAGCGCGGGTAGCGCCTGGACGGTGACGTCCTACGGGCTCACCTTCGCGGGTTTGATGCTGCTCGGCGGCAGGCTCGGCGATGCTTTCGGCCGCAAGCGCATGCTGGTCGTGGGCGTGGCGCTATTCACCCTGGCCTCGCTGCTGTGCGGGCTCGCGCAGAACCAGGCCATGCTGCTCGCGGCGCGGGCCTTGCAGGGCGCGGGCGCGGCGATCGCGGCGCCGACCGCGTTCGCGCTCGTGGCGACGACCTTCGCGCCGGGCAAGGCGCGCAACCAGGCGATCGCGATCGTCGGCTCCATGGTCGGCATCGGTTCGGTCGGCGGGCTCGTGGTCGGCGGCGCGCTGACCCAGTTGTCCTGGCGGTGGATCTTCCTGATCAACGTCCCGATCGGCGCGCTGATCATCCTGGGCGCGGCCTACAAACTCGCCGACACCGAACACCACCGCTCGGCTCTCGACATCCCCGGCGCGTTCCTCGGCACCATCGCCTGCGCGTCCATCGTGTTCGGCGCCACCGAGGGACCGGAGATCGGGTGGGGACACCCGGCGATCATCGGTTCGCTGATCGCGGGTGTCGTGCTGCTGATCGTTTTCGTGGCGCTGGAACGGCGGGTGGACGACCCGCTGTTGCCTTGGTCGCTGTTCGACAGCCGCGACCGCATCGCCACCTTCCTGCTGATCTTCCTGGCCGGCGGCGTGCTCGGCGCGATGACCTTCTTCGTCGCCCAGTTCATGCAGAACGTCATCGGATACGGCCCGCTCAAGGCGGGCGTCGCGGCGATCCCGTTCACCGTCGGCATCGGCGTCGGCGGCGCGGTCGCCTCCAAGGCGGCGCTGTACATCGCGCCGCGCTGGCTGCTCGCGGGCGCGGCCGTGGTGCTCGGCGTCGGATTGCTGTTCGGCTCGACCCTCGACGGCGAGGTGCTGTACTTCGCGACGCTGCTGCCCCTGCTGGTGGTCATCGGCTTCGGCGTCGGCGTCGCCATGGTGCTCTCCCCGCTGTGCGTGCTGGTCGGCGTGCCCCCGGCCAATATCGGTCCGCTGGCCGCGGTCGGGCAGATGTTCATGAACCTGGCCACGCCGGTGGCCATCGGCCTGCTCACCCCGATCGCCGCCTCCCGCACGCTGTCGCTGGGCGGCCGCACCGAAAAGGTGACCGGGATGACGCCCGCCGAGATCTCCGCGCTGGGCGACGGTTACACGCTGGTGCTGTTCGTCTGCGCCCTCATCGCGTTCGCGACCGGATTGGTCGCTCTGACGCTGCGGTTCACCCCGCAGCAGCTGGCGATGGCCCAGCACGCTCAGGAGGAAGCGCAGCAAGTCTGA
- a CDS encoding acyl-CoA/acyl-ACP dehydrogenase has product MTNTDARLFNPATYDPQQFDAETRRLLRATIEWFEGRGKQRLLADDANAVWTADFLDFVKKEKLFATFLTPAAYADGDPNRRWDAARNAALSEIFGFYGLAYWYAEQVTILGLGPIWQSDNEAAKKRAAADLSDGEVMAFGLSEQTHGADIYNTDLVLTPTEPGSADAQAGILFRANGEKYYIGNGNVASMVSVFSRRADLEGADAYVWFAADSRHENYRLLGNVVHQQMYVSTFRLENYPVRAEDILHTGPEAFSAALNTVNVGKFNLCHGGIGMVEHSFYEAITHANNRILYGNPVTDFPHVRGNFVDAYARIVAMKLFSDRAIDYFRSASLEDRRYLLFNPMTKSKVTSEAETVMTLLLDVLAAKGFEKNTYFAEVQRLINTLPRLEGTVHVNVGQILKFMPNYLFDPQDYPEIGTRQDAADDAFFWRQGPARGAGKVRFADWTPIYDKHADIPNVGRFYEQARALRALLTTAAPDASQQKDLDFMLTIGHLFSLVVYGQLILEQAAITGLDRDLIDQIFDFQIRDFNAYATALYGKPSATPDQQGWAASALRPPVADRPRFDRVWAEVASYDGAYEMRP; this is encoded by the coding sequence ATGACAAACACCGACGCGCGGCTGTTCAATCCCGCCACCTATGACCCGCAGCAGTTCGACGCCGAGACGCGGCGCCTGTTGCGCGCCACCATCGAGTGGTTCGAGGGCCGGGGCAAACAGCGTCTGCTCGCCGACGACGCGAACGCGGTGTGGACGGCGGACTTCCTCGACTTCGTGAAGAAGGAGAAGCTGTTCGCCACCTTCCTGACTCCCGCGGCCTACGCCGACGGCGACCCGAACCGCCGCTGGGACGCCGCGCGCAACGCGGCGCTGTCGGAGATCTTCGGCTTCTACGGCCTGGCGTACTGGTACGCCGAGCAGGTGACCATCCTCGGCCTCGGCCCGATCTGGCAGAGCGACAACGAGGCGGCCAAGAAGCGCGCGGCAGCCGATCTGTCCGACGGCGAGGTGATGGCATTCGGCCTGTCCGAGCAAACCCACGGCGCCGACATCTACAACACCGACCTGGTGCTCACTCCGACCGAACCAGGCAGCGCGGACGCCCAGGCCGGAATCCTGTTCCGCGCCAACGGCGAGAAGTACTACATCGGCAACGGCAACGTCGCCAGCATGGTGTCGGTGTTCTCCCGCCGCGCCGACCTCGAGGGCGCCGACGCGTACGTCTGGTTCGCCGCCGACTCCCGGCACGAGAACTATCGCCTGCTCGGCAACGTGGTGCACCAGCAGATGTACGTCAGCACCTTCCGCCTGGAGAACTACCCGGTGCGCGCCGAAGACATCCTGCACACCGGGCCCGAGGCCTTCTCCGCGGCGCTGAACACCGTGAACGTGGGCAAGTTCAATCTCTGCCACGGCGGCATCGGCATGGTCGAGCACTCGTTCTACGAGGCGATCACGCACGCGAACAACCGGATTCTCTACGGCAACCCGGTCACCGACTTCCCGCACGTGCGTGGCAACTTCGTCGACGCCTACGCGCGCATCGTCGCGATGAAGCTGTTCAGCGACCGCGCGATCGACTACTTCCGCAGCGCGAGCCTCGAGGACCGCCGGTACCTGCTGTTCAACCCGATGACCAAGTCCAAGGTGACCTCCGAAGCCGAGACGGTCATGACGTTGCTGCTGGATGTGCTGGCCGCCAAGGGCTTCGAGAAGAACACCTACTTCGCCGAGGTGCAGCGGCTGATCAACACCCTGCCCCGGCTCGAGGGCACGGTGCACGTGAACGTCGGGCAGATCCTGAAGTTCATGCCGAACTACCTGTTCGACCCGCAGGACTACCCCGAGATCGGGACCCGGCAGGACGCGGCCGACGACGCGTTCTTCTGGCGCCAGGGCCCGGCCCGCGGCGCGGGCAAGGTCCGGTTCGCCGACTGGACGCCGATCTACGACAAGCACGCCGACATCCCGAACGTGGGCCGGTTCTACGAGCAGGCGCGAGCGCTGCGCGCCCTGCTGACCACGGCGGCGCCGGACGCGAGCCAGCAGAAGGACCTGGACTTCATGCTGACCATCGGCCACCTGTTCTCCCTGGTGGTCTACGGCCAGCTGATCCTGGAGCAGGCCGCGATCACGGGCCTGGATCGTGACCTGATCGACCAGATCTTCGATTTCCAGATCCGCGATTTCAACGCCTACGCGACCGCGCTGTACGGCAAGCCGTCGGCAACTCCCGACCAGCAGGGCTGGGCGGCGTCCGCGCTGCGTCCGCCGGTCGCCGATCGTCCGCGCTTCGACCGTGTGTGGGCCGAGGTGGCCTCCTACGACGGCGCCTACGAGATGCGGCCGTAG
- a CDS encoding DoxX family protein, with protein sequence MAFRFGVLYFGLFCLVYPTIVPEFLGLAREWLPEWVNYGVARALRPVVEWTGAQVFGASVTANTASISGDQAYFWVLIFVVLVVAVLATAIWSVLDRDRPHYRAAQPWFLLFVRLCLAGQMVAYGMAKVIPTQMPPTPLSRLLEPYGNFSPMAVLWNQIGVSPQYEILLGCAELLGGVLLFVPRTALLGAMLSLVCTTQVFVLDMTYDVPAKILAFHLMLLCLVLLAPEAGRLANVLVLNRPAGPSVIPPLLGTRRANRIAVAAQIALGVWLLFSNAYSGWEKWTEQGAGRPEPPLYGIWAVTEFSVDGKPLPPLTTDALRWQRLVFDRDVATVQRMDGQLIPVLAMVDPEARTLVMVAPPTAAGAPPEPLGSFGFDRPQPERLTLTGTLAGQPVSVALSSVALDDFPLRSRGFHWVQEYPYFR encoded by the coding sequence GTGGCGTTCCGCTTCGGTGTCCTGTACTTCGGGCTGTTCTGCCTGGTGTATCCAACGATCGTCCCCGAGTTCCTCGGACTGGCGCGCGAATGGCTGCCGGAGTGGGTGAACTACGGCGTCGCCCGTGCTCTGCGCCCGGTGGTCGAGTGGACCGGGGCCCAGGTGTTCGGCGCGTCCGTCACGGCGAACACGGCGTCCATCAGCGGCGACCAGGCCTACTTCTGGGTGCTGATATTCGTCGTCCTGGTGGTCGCGGTGCTCGCAACGGCGATCTGGAGCGTGCTGGACCGCGACCGCCCGCACTACCGGGCCGCGCAACCGTGGTTCCTGCTGTTCGTGCGCTTGTGCCTGGCCGGGCAGATGGTGGCCTACGGCATGGCGAAGGTCATCCCGACCCAGATGCCGCCCACACCATTGAGCCGGCTGCTCGAGCCGTACGGGAATTTCAGTCCGATGGCGGTGCTCTGGAACCAGATCGGTGTGTCGCCGCAGTACGAGATCCTGCTCGGCTGCGCGGAATTGCTCGGCGGCGTTCTGCTGTTCGTGCCGCGCACCGCCTTGCTGGGAGCGATGCTGAGCCTGGTGTGCACGACGCAGGTGTTCGTGCTCGACATGACCTACGACGTGCCCGCGAAGATCTTGGCGTTCCACCTGATGCTTTTGTGCCTGGTACTGCTGGCGCCGGAGGCCGGGCGCCTGGCGAACGTGCTGGTGCTGAACCGGCCCGCCGGACCGTCGGTCATCCCGCCGCTGCTGGGCACGCGACGAGCCAACCGGATCGCGGTCGCCGCGCAGATCGCGCTCGGGGTGTGGCTGCTGTTCTCGAACGCGTACAGCGGCTGGGAGAAGTGGACCGAACAGGGTGCTGGACGGCCGGAACCTCCGTTGTACGGCATCTGGGCGGTCACCGAATTCAGTGTGGACGGCAAGCCGCTTCCGCCGCTGACCACCGACGCACTGCGCTGGCAGCGCCTGGTGTTCGACCGGGACGTCGCCACGGTGCAGCGCATGGACGGCCAACTGATCCCGGTGCTCGCCATGGTCGATCCCGAGGCGCGCACCCTGGTCATGGTCGCACCGCCGACAGCCGCGGGCGCACCACCGGAACCCCTGGGCAGCTTCGGTTTCGATCGGCCGCAACCCGAGCGGCTGACCTTGACGGGCACGCTCGCCGGGCAGCCGGTCTCGGTCGCGCTGAGCTCGGTCGCGCTCGACGACTTCCCCTTGCGCAGCCGCGGATTCCATTGGGTGCAGGAATACCCGTACTTCCGCTGA
- the yaaA gene encoding peroxide stress protein YaaA, giving the protein MLVLLPPSETKSDGGAGAPLALDSLAMPQLTAVRARLIDEVVRLAADPEGSRTALGLGKAADGEIARNAALRTAPTRPALERYTGVLYDALDARSFTKSQRAKAYARLGIGSALFGAVRAGDPIPAYRLSGGSKLPGLPSLSAVWRDELAAALLAEAAGELVVDLRSGTYQQLGRVPGAITANVLTEHPDGSRTVVSHFNKHHKGLLARALVLTRAEPADIRGVARVAAKAGLRAEIASPTEMVIIT; this is encoded by the coding sequence GTGCTGGTGCTGCTGCCTCCTTCCGAAACCAAGTCCGACGGCGGAGCCGGGGCGCCGCTCGCACTGGACTCGCTGGCGATGCCGCAGCTCACGGCGGTGCGCGCCAGACTGATCGATGAAGTGGTGCGGTTGGCGGCCGATCCGGAAGGCTCACGGACCGCCCTGGGGCTCGGCAAGGCCGCCGACGGCGAGATCGCTCGCAACGCCGCACTGCGCACCGCACCGACCCGGCCGGCGTTGGAGCGCTATACCGGCGTCCTCTACGACGCGCTCGACGCACGCTCGTTCACCAAAAGTCAACGAGCGAAGGCCTATGCCCGGCTCGGCATCGGCTCCGCCCTGTTCGGCGCGGTCCGCGCGGGTGACCCGATCCCCGCCTACCGGCTGTCCGGCGGCTCCAAGCTGCCCGGGCTGCCGTCCCTTTCGGCCGTCTGGCGCGACGAGCTGGCCGCCGCGCTGCTCGCCGAAGCCGCGGGCGAACTCGTCGTCGACCTGCGCTCGGGGACCTATCAGCAACTGGGCCGGGTGCCCGGCGCGATCACCGCGAACGTGCTCACCGAGCATCCGGACGGGTCACGCACGGTGGTGAGTCATTTCAACAAGCACCACAAGGGCCTGCTCGCGCGCGCCCTGGTGCTCACCAGGGCCGAACCGGCCGACATCCGCGGCGTCGCGCGGGTGGCCGCCAAGGCCGGTTTGCGCGCCGAGATCGCCTCGCCCACCGAAATGGTGATCATCACTTGA